A genomic window from Tolypothrix sp. PCC 7910 includes:
- a CDS encoding (Fe-S)-binding protein, with the protein MQVSDNSVNNTANNTASIKNLQGFDGSHPPDAKLIDSCVHCGFCLSTCPSYRVLGKEMDSPRGRIYLMDAINEGEIALNTATVEHFDSCLGCLACVTTCPSGVQYDKLISATRHQVERNYSRSLPDKLVRQLIFTLFPNPDLLRILLIPLLVYQKLGVSKFIRATGLLKNISPRLAAMESILPEITLKTFQSNLPTVIRAKGEKRYRVGMILGCVQRLFFSPVNEATVRVLTANGCEVVIPQSQGCCAALPEHQGQTEQAKALARQMIDSFANTNVDFVIINAAGCGHTLKEYGHILADDPEYREKAQAFAAKVKDAQEFLATVGLTAKLLPITDKPVNLVYQDACHLLHGQKISVQPRQLLRQIPGLKLSEPLDAALCCGSAGVYNMLQPEVAEELGQQKVQNLLNTGAELIASANPGCTLQITKHLHLQGKNISVIHPMELLDYSIRGEKLGG; encoded by the coding sequence ATGCAAGTTTCAGATAATTCTGTTAATAATACGGCTAATAATACGGCGAGTATCAAAAATTTGCAGGGGTTCGATGGAAGTCATCCACCCGATGCAAAGTTAATTGATAGTTGTGTACATTGTGGATTTTGTCTTTCTACTTGTCCCAGTTATCGGGTGTTGGGTAAGGAGATGGATTCTCCCAGGGGACGTATCTATTTAATGGATGCAATTAATGAAGGTGAAATTGCACTAAATACGGCTACGGTAGAACATTTTGATTCTTGTTTGGGATGTTTGGCTTGTGTCACAACTTGTCCTTCTGGCGTGCAATATGACAAGTTAATTTCTGCTACTCGTCATCAAGTTGAACGCAATTATTCTCGCAGTTTACCTGATAAGCTGGTTCGGCAATTAATATTTACTTTATTTCCTAACCCAGACCTTTTAAGAATTTTACTTATACCATTACTGGTTTATCAAAAGTTGGGGGTTTCTAAATTCATTCGCGCTACGGGTTTATTAAAAAATATATCTCCCCGGTTAGCAGCAATGGAATCTATTTTGCCAGAAATTACTTTAAAAACTTTTCAAAGTAATTTACCAACTGTTATCCGTGCAAAAGGAGAGAAACGTTATCGTGTGGGGATGATTTTAGGATGTGTGCAAAGGCTGTTTTTCTCTCCTGTAAATGAAGCAACTGTGCGGGTATTGACGGCGAATGGTTGTGAGGTTGTGATTCCTCAATCCCAGGGATGTTGTGCGGCGCTTCCCGAACACCAAGGACAAACGGAACAAGCAAAGGCTTTGGCGAGACAGATGATTGATAGTTTTGCTAATACGAATGTCGATTTTGTGATTATCAATGCTGCTGGTTGTGGGCATACATTGAAGGAATACGGTCATATTTTGGCAGATGACCCAGAATATCGGGAAAAGGCGCAAGCATTTGCGGCTAAGGTGAAAGATGCTCAAGAGTTTTTAGCAACTGTAGGTTTGACAGCGAAATTGTTGCCTATCACTGATAAACCTGTGAATTTAGTTTATCAGGATGCTTGTCATTTACTGCATGGGCAAAAAATTAGCGTACAACCGCGTCAGCTGTTACGCCAAATTCCAGGGTTGAAATTAAGTGAACCTTTGGATGCGGCTTTGTGTTGTGGCAGTGCAGGTGTTTATAATATGTTGCAACCGGAAGTTGCGGAAGAATTAGGTCAGCAAAAAGTACAGAATTTACTGAATACTGGTGCAGAGTTAATCGCTTCCGCTAATCCTGGTTGCACATTGCAGATTACCAAGCATTTGCACTTGCAAGGTAAAAATATTTCTGTGATTCACCCGATGGAGTTGTTAGATTATTCAATTCGGGGGGAGAAGTTGGGAGGTTGA